Proteins co-encoded in one Podospora pseudoanserina strain CBS 124.78 chromosome 7 map unlocalized CBS124.78p_7, whole genome shotgun sequence genomic window:
- a CDS encoding uncharacterized protein (EggNog:ENOG503P1V2) — translation MDDAARLVSELHDKLAELDGKVAAYQRDMLAEFHKHMEDCLKDYPDDVSSQVSRVIAESMSRYPALSPTNHDMADSPATTTHHKTPGWKGRKSPPPVLPHTSGVPTKEGPRSPHEREKEFQGVFTPTYLPLLESNERSSHRPPPTSPVPVPPVVQQQQQQQQQPPPQQPPQQQLQSPTPLSVDNVKKVEEIKKPEAPVEGRPDPIRRLTDRSTSSVESSSSESKVRRSALRRSSSSIKGAASPRRVRFDFSGEEVFPSSSPQQAASLVAMAVEDDEADKPKAELLPVVETSATSAAAVVEDESPEPEEEYIGTSLLDVEGEEDWLPRPKKVSSTQALQALTRSPLEEGSFWTVVNANNNEESGKVNGQKETETSTSAPAPVKVDSQATLRPVDGPGEDIPVSGLLGSPIEELEQYVDDGDESEEEFLSMRPKNSKKSPSPGAQTPFKSPAASQFAPSNQTSKASGPSKINGKQDILEEDPLFDFEDGENGTGKAEKYLPEEEDDDDEDDDDGVEVRIPHKPMRTTPTPLQTVLEDENKKHSRTTSLPPVSPSAVLFGHSIGSFRGNSISLNPIKNTKLYDEIAGLKDVHFFVGSVDGRSGAEAADMGSYRAMSKGVPAVPRSFTERLAIEEAMERRRHENDDE, via the coding sequence ATGGACGACGCTGCGAGGCTCGTGTCGGAGCTGCACGACAAGCTCGCTGAGCTAGATGGCAAAGTGGCCGCCTACCAGCGCGACATGCTGGCCGAGTTTCACAAGCACATGGAGGACTGTCTCAAGGACTACCCAGACGACGTCTCCAGTCAGGTGTCGCGAGTCATCGCCGAGTCAATGTCCAGGTACCCGGCTCTCAGTCCGACAAACCACGACATGGCCGACTCGCCcgctaccaccacccatcataAGACCCCAGGTTGGAAGGGCCGCAAGTCGCCTCCCCCGGTTCTCCCCCACACATCTGGCGTGCCGACAAAAGAGGGTCCCCGGAGTCCGCACGagcgggagaaggagtttCAGGGTGTCTTCACGCCGACATACCTGCCGCTGCTCGAGAGCAATGAGCGTTCCTCCCATCGACCGCCACCGACATCGCCGGTACCGGTTCCTCCCGTCgttcagcagcaacagcaacagcagcaacaaccaccaccacagcagcccccccagcaacaattacagtcaccaacccctctgTCTGTCGACAACGTCAAAAAGGTGGAGGAAATCAAGAAGCCCGAGGCCCCTGTCGAGGGTAGGCCGGATCCGATCAGGCGACTGACAGACCGATCCACATCGTCGGTTGAGTCCTCAAGCAGCGAATCCAAGGTGCGCAGAAGTGCACTGCGCCGGAGCTCAAGCTCCATCAAGGGTGCTGCGAGCCCAAGACGGGTGCGCTTCGACTTttcaggagaggaggtgttCCCGTCGTCTTCCCCGCAGCAGGCAGCCAGCCTCGTGGCTATGGCtgtggaggatgacgaggcggACAAGCCCAAGGCTGAGCTTCTGCCTGTTGTCGAAACGTCAGCCAcctcggctgctgctgtcgtaGAGGATGAGTCACCTGAGCCGGAAGAAGAGTATATCGGAACGTCGCTCCTCGAcgtggaaggggaggaggattggcTCCCAAGACCCAAAAAGGTTTCTTCAACCCAAGCTTTGCAAGCACTTACCCGCAGCCCGCTGGAAGAAGGTTCATTTTGGACTGTTGTTAACGCGAATAACAATGAGGAGTCTGGAAAGGTGAATGGTCAAAAAGAGACAGAGACCAGCACTTCAGCCCCAGCTCCTGTCAAGGTTGACTCTCAGGCTACCCTTCGGCCAGTTGACGGTCCGGGAGAAGATATCCCAGTCAGCGGTCTGCTTGGCTCACCAATTGAAGAATTAGAGCAGTATgtcgacgacggcgacgaatCCGAAGAAGAGTTTTTGTCCATGCGGCCCAAGAACAGCAAGAAGTCGCCCTCGCCAGGCGCCCAGACACCCTTCAAGTCGCCAGCCGCTTCTCAATTTGCGCCATCTAACCAGACCTCCAAGGCATCCGGGCCATCAAAGATTAACGGAAAACAAGACATCCTCGAAGAAGACCCCCTGTTCGACTTTGAAGATGGTGAGAATGGAACTGGGAAAGCAGAGAAATATCTCcccgaagaggaagacgatgatgatgaggatgatgatgacggagTGGAGGTCCGCATCCCACACAAACCAATGAGGACGACACCCACGCCCCTCCAGACCGTACTCGAGGACGAAAACAAGAAACACTCTCGCACAACCAGCTTGCCACCAGTGTCTCCATCAGCAGTCCTGTTTGGTCACAGTATTGGGTCGTTTAGAGGCAACTCTATCTCGCTAAACCCCATCAAGAACACAAAACTCTATGATGAAATCGCCGGGCTTAAGGATGTTCACTTCTTCGTCGGTAGTGTCGACGGACGTAGTGGTGCCGAGGCAGCCGATATGGGGAGCTACAGAGCGATGTCGAAGGGGGTGCCAGCTGTGCCGAGAAGTTTCACCGAGAGGTTAGCCATcgaggaggcgatggagcGGAGGAGACACgagaatgatgatgagtaG
- a CDS encoding uncharacterized protein (EggNog:ENOG503NVQ0; COG:O; MEROPS:MER0015094): protein MRLLSTTTPVVVLLPLLSLTTAYTPLPDSLLSSITPPLPTDFDILPSQPLSLLSPLLIPRVPGTPGQIRAQEHFIKFFTKNLPEWEISWQNSTGTTPVTGDKQVPFQNIILRREPPWTKKRGPGQASLLTLVAHYDSKIEPKGFIGATDSAGPCAVLMYTAREIEKELVKMWGHKMGEGGGREGEEGEDVGVQILLLDGEEAFDRWTDTDSLYGARSLAQHWEANPYPAMSKFKNPMRQISLFVLLDLLGSASPRVPSYFQSTHWAYQRMASIEGRMRQMGILKTSPKEPFLPDGGKNSTQFESQGFVGDDHVPFMARGAPVLHLIPTPFPRVWHTMEDDGEHLDIETLRDWAMLVTGFVMEWMDVGKGKS from the exons ATGCGCctcctctcaacaacaacccccgttgtcgtcctcctccccctcctctccctcaccacagcctacacccccctccccgactctctcctctcctccatcacgCCCCCGCTTCCAACAGACTtcgacatcctcccctcgcaacccctctccctcctctccccactcctcatcccccgcgTCCCCGGAACGCCAGGCCAAATCCGCGCCCAAGAACATTTCATCAAATTCTTTACCAAAAACCTCCCCGAATGGGAGATCAGTTGGCAAAACTCCACCGGGACGACGCCCGTGACGGGGGATAAGCAGGTTCCCTTTCAGAATATAATACTCCGACGGGAACCACCCTGGACGAAGAAACGTGGGCCGGGGCAAGCGAGCTTATTGACGCTTGTGGCGCATTATGACAGCAAGATTGAGCCAAAGGGCTTTATCGGGGCGACGGATAGTGCGGGGCCTTGTGCGGTGTTGATGTACACCGCgagggagattgagaaggagttggTCAAGATGTGGGGGCACAAGATGGgggaag gggggggaagggaaggggaagagggggaggatgtggggGTCCAGATCTTGTtgctggatggggaggaggcttttGATAGGTGGACGGATACGGATAGTTTGTATGGGGCTAG GTCACTGGCGCAACACTGGGAGGCTAACCCCTACCCGGCCATGTCCAAGTTCAAGAACCCGATGAGGCAGATCAGCTTGTTTGTCTTGTTGGATTTGTTGGGGAGTGCTAGTCCGAGGGTGCCGAGTTATTTCCAGTCGACGCACTGGGCGTATCAGAGGATGGCGAGCAttgaggggaggatgaggcaGATGGGGATATTGAAAACGAGTCCCAAGGAGCCGTTCTTGCCGGATGGGGGGAAGAATTCTACGCAGTTTGAGAGTCaggggtttgtgggggaTGATCATGTACCGTTCATGGCGAGGGGGGCTCCGGTGCTGCATTTGATTCCTACGCCGTTTCCGAGGGTGTGGCATAcgatggaggatgatggggagcaCTTGGATATTGAGACGTTGAGGGATTGGGCGATGTTGGTGACGGGGTTTGTTATGGAGTGGATGGatgttgggaaggggaagtcATAG
- the PHO85 gene encoding negative regulator of the PHO system (COG:T; EggNog:ENOG503NVF8) has translation MDGKRQHHSSFQQLEKLGEGTYATVFKGRNRQTGEFVALKEIHLDSEEGTPSTAIREISLMKELKHENIVALHDVIHTENKLMLVFEYMDGDLKKYMDNNGERGMLKPHIVKSFMWQLLQGIHFCHENRVLHRDLKPQNLLINNKLQLKLGDFGLARAFGIPVNTFSNEVVTLWYRAPDVLLGSRTYNTSIDIWSAGCIMAEMFSGRPLFPGTTNEDQTIRIFRIMGTPTERTWPGLSQFPEYKANWQMYATQPLRNILPQIDEKGIDLLQRMLQLRPELRISAAEALNHEWFAEFHQPAHPQHHPQQPMMHPHRGYQQHTVPSQNVYGNYQG, from the exons ATGGACGGCAAGAGACAGCACCACAGCTCCTTCCagcagctggagaagctcgGCGAGGGTACCTATGCGACA GTTTTCAAAGGCCGCAATCGCCAGACGGGTGAATTCGTCGCTCTCAAGGAAATCCATCTCGACTCGGAAGAGGGCACCCCTAGCACGGCTATTAGAGAGATCTCCCTGATGAAGGAGCTGAAGCACGAGAATATTGTCGCACTGCACGATGTGATCCACACGGAAAACAAGCTGATGCTTGTCTTTGAGTACATGGACGGCGATCTCAAAAAATACATGGACAACAACGGCGAGCGTGGGATGCTCAAGCCACATATTGTCAAGTCTTTCATGTGGCAATTGCTGCAGGGCATTCACTTCTGTCACGAGAACCGAGTCCTGCACCGCGATCTCAAGCCACAGAATCTTTtaatcaacaacaagctgcaGCTCAAGCTTGGTGATTTCGGCCTGGCTCGTGCCTTTGGCATTCCGGTTAACACCTTCAGTAACGAGGTTGTCACGCTCTGGTACCGCGCCCCGGATGTTTTGTTGGGAAGCAGGacatacaacaccagcaTTGACATCTGGTCAGCTGGCTGCATCATGGCCGAGATGTTTTCTGGACGACCGCTGTTCCCTGGCACCACTAACGAGGATCAGACGATCAGGATCTTCAGGATCATGGGCACGCCAACGGAGAGGACGTGGCCGGGGCTGTCACAGTTCCCCGAGTATAAGGCGAATTGGCAGATGTATGCGACGCAACCGTTGCGGAACATCTTGCCTCAGATTGACGAGAAGGGCATCGATCTTCTTCAGCGGATGCTGCAGTTGCGCCCAGAACTGCGCATCTCGGCGGCCGAGGCGTTGAATCATGAGTGGTTCGCCGAGTTTCACCAGCCTGCGCacccgcaacaccaccctcaacagcCGATGATGCATCCTCATCGGGGCTACCAGCAGCACACTGTGCCGAGCCAGAATGTCTATGGAAATTACCAAGGTTAG
- the sgf73 gene encoding SAGA complex subunit Sgf73 (EggNog:ENOG503NV9Z; COG:B), whose amino-acid sequence MESRKDEEATIKVASMNKKSMTPLRGGKGGGGVDGKIKLKKPGPRFIKPGSWKEGGVVEDDKKKTKETTTAAAAASFPSPVVNQLDESSRETFSTGRPLDDVPELQSCKHCKQGVTRIAAKEHIARCLKIKKEKAQRKKEAREARERAKQQEEARKIEGENGVGGDDSDDDDGEGGKVGGGDGGGGTAGKTAKRVAGKKTEVGGKKRKADGEMGGKTKKKKEEPKGKAAKPKGPVDVERQCGVTLANGLPCARSLTCKSHSMSAKRAVPGRSLPYDMLLLAYQKKNQAKQQKAAIDANAPLEDEDDVNAAAVDSDEETAAVMAALAHWNPQPVVPQPVFTPIKRQYQLSRLHEQLQTATNGGRVNIFKVTGFGAQRLPDGHPGLFDAEDAPGEPDIIMGGTDFQRRSSTPPGIASSPPPQLPRNQSASLPPQRRASHPLTETGSNTGTIPGRQQQQQPEPEPQPRSQQAYPTPVLKSESIPNLNPPRARPSLSLKVPKSRPNTPNLPSVPSPPEQEMGVLVSRPGEARPRQQGLSTLVMPSRPSPLEQPEQSEQLELPELPEQPEQPEQEDPLVAQERAIILGRPAQPATSSPAMQWVQVPVASSPQTPNPPPTPRLGSEADSRRGSIATQGSSPVLPMAEPPARPQKIVTLQVPPQRNLFQQQQKQRRSSLSSHLPSSPVVPSQAVPMAPPELSPETVPASPIARPASRARPTHIQLPPQQVPANWAGVPPHLRLPSQVLPSQLNTQFAPRRFSQSHIDPSTSHAAHYRLAQFRAMQQQAGFAHQLEAQAASFAMAGPAHPMPMIRRASDAQPPVSPVSRTMSMPLAMPGLSPSQVEARSRQLVHGDFVGGNTGVEFMMQQTQGFAGYPGHQQHYQQEQLFLPHQQNPFQGQQ is encoded by the exons ATGGAGTCGCGCAAAG ACGAAGAAGCGACAATAAAAGTGGCTTCGATGAACAAGAAGTCCATGACGCCGTTGCGGGGGGGGaaaggcggagggggggtggatgggaagattAAGCTGAAGAAGCCCGGGCCGAGGTTCATCAAGCCGGGGAgttggaaggaggggggggttgtggagg ATGATaagaagaagacaaaagaaaccaccaccgccgccgccgccgcatcGTTCCCCAGCCCCGTGGTCAACCAGCTTGATGAGTCCTCCCGGGAGACGTTTTCTACCGGCCGACCGCTTGATGATGTACCCGAGCTTCAGTCTTGCAAGCACTGCAAGCAGGGGGTTACGAGGATTGCGGCCAAGGAGCATATTGCGCGGTGTTTGAAGAttaagaaggagaaggcgcagaggaagaaggaggctagggaggcgagggagagggcgaagcagcaggaggaggcgaggaagattgagggggagaatggggttggtggggatgatagtgatgatgatgatggggagggggggaaagttgggggtggtgatggtggtggtgggacggCAGGGAAGACGGCGAAGAGGGTTGCCGGGAAGAAGAcggaggttggggggaagaagaggaaggctgatggggagatgggggggaagacgaagaaaaagaaggaggagcccAAAGGGAAGGCGGCTAAGCCGAAGGGGCCGGTGGATGTGGAGAGGCAGTGTGGTGTTACGCTTGCTAATGGGCTGCCTTGCGCGAGGAGTTTGACTTGTAAGAGTCATAGTATGAGCGCGAAGAGGGCGGTGCCGGGGAGGAGCTTGCCGTATGacatgttgttgttggcgtaTCAGAAGAAGAATCAGGCAAAGCAGCAGAAGGCGGCGATTGATGCGAATGCGCctttggaggatgaggatgatgtgaATGCCGCGGCGGTGGAcagtgatgaggagacgGCCGCGGTAATGGCTGCGCTGGCTCATTGGAATCCGCAGCCGGTGGTGCCGCAGCCGGTGTTTACGCCGATTAAGAGGCAGTATCAGCTTTCGAGACTGCATGAGCAGTTGCAGACGGCCACGAATGGTGGGCGGGTCAATATCTTCAAAGTCACCGGCTTCGGCGCCCAGAGGCTTCCGGATGGGCATCCGGGCCTGTTCGATGCCGAGGACGCCCCGGGGGAGCCTGACATCATCATGGGCGGTACCGACTTTCAACGACGCTCGTCGA CTCCGCCTGGTATTGCATCGTCGCCTCCACCCCAGTTACCAAGAAACCAGTCAGcgtctctccctccccagcgaCGAGCTAGCCACCCGCTTACAGAAACAGGGTCGAATACTGGCACGATCCCAGggagacagcagcagcagcaaccggaACCGGAACCGCAACCGCGATCACAACAGGCGTACCCAACACCGGTTCTAAAGTCGGAATCTATACCGaacctcaacccacctcgAGCGAGACCATCGCTGTCCCTGAAAGTGCCGAAGTCTCGGCCAAATACACCCAACTTACCTTCTGTCCCATCTCCCCCCGAACAAGAGATGGGGGTCTTAGTGTCGCGGCCAGGGGAGGCTAGACCTAGGCAGCAGGGATTGTCAACACTGGTTATGCCTTCTCGGCCGTCTCCCCTTGAGCAACCTGAGCAGTCTGAGCAACTTGAGCTACCTGAGCTCCCTGAGCAACCCGAGCAACCCGAGCAAGAGGACCCGCTCGTTGCTCAAGAACGGGCCATTATACTAGGAAGGCCCGCACAACCGGCTACGTCGTCACCCGCGATGCAGTGGGTGCAGGTCCCGGTGGCAAGTAGTCCACAGACGcctaaccctcctcctaCTCCGCGTCTTGGATCGGAGGCGGATTCACGCCGGGGGTCGATAGCAACACAAGGTTCTTCTCCAGTGTTGCCCATGGCTGAACCCCCGGCCAGACCTCAAAAGATTGTCACCTTACAAGTGCCTCCGCAACGAAATCTtttccaacagcagcagaaacagCGGCGAAGCTCTCTTTCATCCCACTTACCTTCGAGTCCAGTAGTGCCGTCTCAGGCAGTTCCAATGGCGCCTCCTGAGCTGAGCCCGGAGACAGTTCCGGCATCACCCATCGCACGGCCTGCTTCACGGGCACGACCCACACATATCCAATTACCGCCACAGCAAGTACCCGCAAACTGGGCAGGAGTGCCCCCTCATCTTCGGCTTCCAAGCCAGGTCTTGCCATCGCAACTGAACACACAGTTTGCACCACGCCGCTTCTCTCAATCACACATCGACCCATCCACTAGCCACGCAGCCCATTATCGACTTGCCCAGTTTCGGGCGATGCAGCAACAAGCCGGGTTTGCTCATCAACTAGAGGCTCAGGCAGCTAGTTTTGCAATGGCAGGGCCAGCCCACCCTATGCCTATGATAAGGCGGGCATCAGATGCTCAGCCGCCGGTGTCGCCGGtgtcgaggacgatgtcGATGCCGTTAGCGATGCCGGGCTTGTCTCCGTCACAGGTGGAGGCGAGGTCGAGGCAGCTGGTGCATGGCGACTTTGTGGGAGGAAACACGGGGGTCGAGTTTATGATGCAGCAGACGCAGGGGTTTGCCGGGTACCCAGGTCACCAGCAGCATTATCAGCAAGAACAACTATTTTTACCACATCAACAGAATCCATTTCAGGGCCAGCAGTAG